A section of the Triticum dicoccoides isolate Atlit2015 ecotype Zavitan chromosome 7A, WEW_v2.0, whole genome shotgun sequence genome encodes:
- the LOC119334506 gene encoding haloacid dehalogenase-like hydrolase domain-containing protein Sgpp isoform X2 — protein MDPKIGGNGICRAPPLEALLFDIDGTMCVSDPFHHRAFSELLQGLGYNGGAPITPEFGMAHMAGRSNEQIGRFLFPDWPQARLGAFFAEKEALFARYAGEGLREVPGLAELCRWARERGLKRAAVTNAPRANAELMIGILGLADFFQLVVAGEDCGEGRSKPCPDPYLRALALLGASAERSLVFEDSVVGVQAGVAAGMPVVAIASESREAKVVAAGASMVVRDYRDAKLWAALDAAAGAPKIDSELSLSAVEPPVSVPVENC, from the exons ATGGATCCAAAGAT CGGCGGGAATGGGATCTGCCGGGCGCCGCCGCTGGAGGCGCTGCTGTTCGACATCGACGGCACGATGTGCGTCTCCGACCCGTTCCACCACCGGGCCTTCTCGGAGCTCCTCCAGGGCCTGGGCTACAACGGCGGGGCGCCCATCACGCCGGAGTTCGGCATGGCGCACATGGCCGGCCGCAGCAACGAGCAGATCGGCCGCTTCCTCTTCCCGGACTGGCCGCAGGCCCGCCTCGGCGCCTTCTTCGCCGAGAAGGAGGCCCTCTTCGCGCGGTacgccggcgaggggctccgggagGTGCCCGGGCTGGCGGAGCTGTGCCGGTGGGCGCGGGAGCGCGGGCTGAAGCGGGCGGCAGTCACCAACGCGCCGCGCGCCAACGCCGAGCTCATGATCGGGATCCTCGGCCTGGCCGACTTCTTCCAGCTCGTCGTCGCCGGCGAGGACTGTGGCGAGGGACGCTCCAAGCCCTGCCCCGACCCATACCTCCGCGCGCTCGCCCTGCTCGGCGCGTCGGCGGAGCGGTCTCTGGTGTTCGAGGACTCCGTCGTCGGCGTGCAGGCCGGCGTGGCCGCGGGGATGCCGGTCGTGGCTATCGCGAGTGAGAGCCGGGAGGCCAAGGTCGTCGCCGCCGGCGCGTCCATGGTCGTCAGGGACTACCGCGACGCCAAGCTCTGGGCCGCGTTGgacgccgccgccggagctcccAAGATAGATTCAGAGCTGAGCCTGAGCGCGGTGGAGCCTCCTGTTTCCGTTCCCGTGGAGAATTGTTGA
- the LOC119334506 gene encoding haloacid dehalogenase-like hydrolase domain-containing protein Sgpp isoform X1 → MDPKISGGNGICRAPPLEALLFDIDGTMCVSDPFHHRAFSELLQGLGYNGGAPITPEFGMAHMAGRSNEQIGRFLFPDWPQARLGAFFAEKEALFARYAGEGLREVPGLAELCRWARERGLKRAAVTNAPRANAELMIGILGLADFFQLVVAGEDCGEGRSKPCPDPYLRALALLGASAERSLVFEDSVVGVQAGVAAGMPVVAIASESREAKVVAAGASMVVRDYRDAKLWAALDAAAGAPKIDSELSLSAVEPPVSVPVENC, encoded by the exons ATGGATCCAAAGAT CAGCGGCGGGAATGGGATCTGCCGGGCGCCGCCGCTGGAGGCGCTGCTGTTCGACATCGACGGCACGATGTGCGTCTCCGACCCGTTCCACCACCGGGCCTTCTCGGAGCTCCTCCAGGGCCTGGGCTACAACGGCGGGGCGCCCATCACGCCGGAGTTCGGCATGGCGCACATGGCCGGCCGCAGCAACGAGCAGATCGGCCGCTTCCTCTTCCCGGACTGGCCGCAGGCCCGCCTCGGCGCCTTCTTCGCCGAGAAGGAGGCCCTCTTCGCGCGGTacgccggcgaggggctccgggagGTGCCCGGGCTGGCGGAGCTGTGCCGGTGGGCGCGGGAGCGCGGGCTGAAGCGGGCGGCAGTCACCAACGCGCCGCGCGCCAACGCCGAGCTCATGATCGGGATCCTCGGCCTGGCCGACTTCTTCCAGCTCGTCGTCGCCGGCGAGGACTGTGGCGAGGGACGCTCCAAGCCCTGCCCCGACCCATACCTCCGCGCGCTCGCCCTGCTCGGCGCGTCGGCGGAGCGGTCTCTGGTGTTCGAGGACTCCGTCGTCGGCGTGCAGGCCGGCGTGGCCGCGGGGATGCCGGTCGTGGCTATCGCGAGTGAGAGCCGGGAGGCCAAGGTCGTCGCCGCCGGCGCGTCCATGGTCGTCAGGGACTACCGCGACGCCAAGCTCTGGGCCGCGTTGgacgccgccgccggagctcccAAGATAGATTCAGAGCTGAGCCTGAGCGCGGTGGAGCCTCCTGTTTCCGTTCCCGTGGAGAATTGTTGA